A genomic stretch from Styela clava chromosome 5, kaStyClav1.hap1.2, whole genome shotgun sequence includes:
- the LOC120325514 gene encoding uncharacterized protein LOC120325514 yields MKNKNESTMESGAPPGVSTNKWHLFEHMTFLDSFVQHRKTSSNLELVTLSAVVEGEEVSGSSSVAPTPKKRKEEVNMRILKILEEEKDDDPDKFFLLSLLPQLKRLSPERASSTKMKIMQLLHEAEFEK; encoded by the exons atgaaaaataaaaatgaaagtacCATGGAGTCAGGGGCACCCCCAGGCGTTTCAACGAATAAATGGCATCTATTTGAACACATGACTTTTTTAGATTCCTTCGTGCAGCATCGAAA AACGTCCTCAAATTTAGAACTTGTCACTCTATCAGCTGTGGTAGAAGGGGAAGAAGTGTCTGGGTCATCTTCTGTCGCACCGACACCAAAAAAAAGGAAGGAAGAAGTGAACATGCGGATTTTGAAAATTCTTGAGGAGGAGAAGGATG aTGATCCAGACAAATTCTTCCTTCTTTCACTTCTACCACAGCTGAAAAGACTGTCTCCTGAGCGTGCTTCATCAACAAAGATGAAAATCATGCAATTACTCCATGAGGCTGAATTTGAGAAatga